ATGATCAAGATCGATAACGATCACCGGAGGTGGCAGCTTGTAACTGCTGATAAAGTGATGCACAAATGCTTCAGCCATCCTGTAAATGTCGGAGCGGGTCATAGATTGTCCCAGCCGGGTAAAAGTGGGCGCTGATGCGAGATGGTTATCGCTGTCCAACGGATTGCGACCAGTGGCCAGTTTGAACATAGGGTCTTTACGCAAACGGTTACTGTCGTTGGCATCTTCATAGCCGCAGGCCATTTGCAGAACCCGCTGAACCAGAAGTTCTTTCAGGGAGTGGTCGATATAGGATTGATGGCGTCTGTCATTGATGGCATCAGTCATTTTGCAGATAAGACCGCTCTGCAGAATGGTTTCCCGTAGCAGCAGAGTGCCAAAGTCAGAAGATAACTCCCCACCATTGAAGTCTGCCCGGATGGTTTTTCCATTTGAGGGATGAAAACGAAGCTGTTCTTGTGTAGATTTGGGCATGGCAAGTTCCGGTTTGCTTCTTCCGAAGCTTTCTTTTGGTCGACCCAATTATATCAAGTGATTGGGCGGAACTTGCCTCCTTTTATGAAATATTCGGGCTAGCGAAGCACAAGGTTTGTATCGCGAGGTGCAGACTGAAGGCAGTGTGGAGCAAAACTGCGAGCTGACGAATAGAAATCGGATATGAGGCTGTCTGCGTGAGGACGAGTCAGCATGTGATGACGAAGTCCCATACTCATCCGGACACTCGGACAGTAAATCCGGCAGTTGTGCAGGGAAGGCGGTGTAACTTACCTCGGGAGGTCTGTCTGGTGTCTGATATTTCAGACTGAGGTCATCGTAAGATGTCCTGATCGCCATACAGAAGTCAGCAGACGGCATAGTAGCTGGCGAAGTCAGTGAAGGCCTGAACGGTTAGAGCGGTGATTAGTTTCTGTTTCTCGATATATCGGACGCAGACAAAGGCCAGCAAACACTGGTGCTCATGCCAAGCGGTGACGGCGGAACCGAAAGCTGCAAGGTCATAAGAGCTGAGACTATATCGGCATTACAGGATTACAAAAGCCCGGCGGGTGGTGTGAGTCATATGTCTTGTATCACTGACCCTTCCATTGTCATGTTTGTGCTGATGGTAGACGCTTAACTAACCGAAACGCCCAGTACGGACCCGTACGCTGGGTGTTGTGGGAGGAGTGGAGCCGCGAGGCTCCACCCTATCCCGATTAATCTGGGCAAGGCCATTTATTCAAGTCTGCTGAACTGGGGGAGAGCCATTTTAGGTACAGTGCCTTTTGTCTGGCTTGTTGCACACTGGTATGGCGCTATTGGTGTTCTTCTCGGGCAAGCATTTGGTGGCGTTGTTTTTGCCATTGTCTCTTTAGTGTGTGGTTTTCTGTATATTCGCAGGGTTGAACGTAAAGTGCTTTCTGCACAGGCTGAGGAGTCAGCCGTATTACCTTGCAGTATGAACCTGATGTCATCGGAATGCTCACAGGTTGGTCAGCTTGCAGAAGAAGCTGAGCTGATTGAGAAGTGCCATTCAGAAGCTATTACTGCCCGATAAGCGGCTTATATATAGATGAAGCAATACGCTCAACATCAGTAAAAGGGCACTGATCATCTGAATTATTCATTTTTTTCGGTTAATACTTTTGTAATACGTAAATCATTTTGATAGATTAGCCGCCGTTGTCGAGCAGGGCTTGGTTTCTGAAGACAAATACGGGGTATAGCGCAGTCTGGTAGCGCGCCTGCTTTGGGAGCAGGATGTCGGGAGTTCGAATCTCTCTACCCCGACCATTTTCTCTTTCCGGGATTACTCGTGGTTCGAGTTTAAATAAACCGCACAATTCGGGGTATAGCGCAGTCTGGTAGCGCGCCTGCTTTGGGAGCAGGATGTCGGGAGTTCGAATCTCTCTACCCCGACCACTTTCTCTTTCCGGGATTGCTCATGGTTCGAGTCTAAACAAACCGCACAGTTCGGGGTATAGCGCAGTCTGGTAGCGCGCCTGCTTTGGGAGCAGGATGTCGGGAGTTCGAATCTCTCTACCCCGACCATTTTCTCCTTACGGGATTACTCGTGGTTCGAGTCTAAATAAGCCGTACAATTCGGGGTATAGCGCAGTCTGGTAGCGCGCCTGCTTTGGGAGCAGGATGTCGGGAGTTCGAATCTCTCTACCCCGACCATTTTCTCTTGCTGAGATTGCTCGTGGTTCGAGTCTAAATAAGCCGTACATTTCGGGGTATAGCGCAGTCTGGTAGCGCGCCTGCTTTGGGAGCAGGATGTCGGGAGTTCGAATCTCTCTACCCCGACCATTTTGAAAAGCCTGCAGTTTTGCAGGCTTTTTTTATGCCTTACGTTCAAGTTTTGCCTTTCGCTCCTCTCTAAAAAGATTGATACGTATCTAGTGCCTGTCAGAAAACCTCTGAAAAATGGCAGTCGTTCCTGGCCGACAGAAGTTGATAACGGCTGGATTTCAGTTACCAGACGAACAAAGGATGTTTTTTGTACTGCGCTGCTCAAAATACAACCTGATTCGACTATCTACGAGCACAGTAATCTCTCATGCTTGGCATGATCAAAAGTAAACTGACGGGAGCCTGACTGAAAGGCTACTGACGATCTCTGGTCAGCAGAATTTTACCCAACCGCTTCAGGTTGCTGGCGACAACAGCCAGTGCGACATACCGCTCAAAGCCTTCTATCCCTTTATCCGGGCATTTGTCGAGACCATTCGCTTCCAGTGCGTTGATATCGGATTCAACGGCTGAGTGCTTCCTTCTTGCCCGGATAAATTCCGGGTGGCATTCCCGTTTTTTGTCATTGGCTGACAGCCTGCCTTTCTTGGGAAGAACTGAATGCTCCAGAAGAACTTCCAGCTTTTCAAGATTGCCCGGACTCCAGAAGCCTTTGTCGTAGCTCACCTGGCTTAATGTCGGGAACCGCTTTTTGGCAGCCTCGGCCATAGGTACTGTAACCTGGTCGTCTGTTTGTTTTTGCATGACCTGATGATGCAAAGTAAAACCGAACTGATCCTGCAACACGCAGACCCGTAACCCCAGTTCAACCGGAGTTCCGGCTTTGCCTTTGCTGATCCATTCTGTATGAGGCTCAAAGATTGAGAACACCTTCTCATTATGGGGAATCTGCTCATGTTCTATCACCCGTCGGTAAATCAGGTTTATCTGGTGACGGCTGTGGGCTATGTGGTATTTGAGGTTTTCCAGCCTTGGCTCATCCGGTTGTTTTTTTCAACAGCAAGGACAAGGTCGTTTCAGCTTTGCGGACAATTGAAAGGCTGTACTTTATGTACTCAAGGTGAGCCATTTCAATGTCGTGCTGCCGCTGCTGTTGTTTCAGTTCACAGGTTGCGCTGGAATGCTTCAGGTTTCGAGCCTTGTTGTAGCGTTTGCGATGCTGGTCTTTAAGATATTTGCTCTGACGCCAGCCCGGAAGCTGGTACTGATTGGAGAGAGCGTATGCAAACTCAATGCTTTTACGGCAAGCGTCGCTCAGAAGGCTGATATCCGTGGGGAAATGGACATCGGTTTTGACTACGAAGGAATCGGCACGGCCATGTAGCGGCTCATCTTTTTTTTAACCAGCTGGTGACCTGCATCCACCGTGACCTGGTTAATCTGATCCAGTATCTCCGGTGTGAAGAGGCTGATGTTATCCTGCAATGTTTGTATGTGGTAGGAATGGGTACAATATGGGCCGTGACCGAGCATTTTCCGTAATGTCCCATGTTCATTAGCCAACTCTTGCAAGCGGTCATAGTCACAATTAGTGACAAGGCGCAGAGTGCCGAAAACCAGAATGTTCCAGAGGTCCATACCGGGACGACCGTTGTGCCGACTGGCAGGAATCATGTTCTCAAGCACCTGAAAAACCCTGTGTCGCAGATCAGGTGTTATCCAGATATGTTGCAGCCCCCGAAGCAGACGGGGAATGTCGTCTCTGGACTTGGGATTAAACGTGATGGCGGAGATATCAACTTCGCCCAACTGCATTTGTGGGTTGATGGTTTGGCGCATAAATGTGGAAACAGCCTGTTTTGGAAAATCTTCGAGTACTATATGGGGCTACAGGCTGCTGTTTTCAAGTGTTTGTGGGTTTTCGGACAGGCACTATCTACTCCATCCCTTTTTTCTTCTGCAACTGGTCTTTCAGGGTCGTCAACGGATTTTATTAGGCGTTACAATGCACCGAGCTGATCATCTGTCTCTGGAGTTGTTTGTGGTAGCGCTCGTTGCGTTTGTAGCGATTGCCCTGGTGGTATCGTTTTTCTGTTCCGTGTTCGAATCGGTTCTTCATCATCTCACCCCGGCTTACGTCATTAATCTGGAAAAAAAGCAAAGCTGCTGGGCTGGCAAGGTCAGATGGTTGCACGATAATCTGGATCGTTCTCTGGCTGCAGTGTTGACCCTTAATACCATTGCTCACACGTTTGGTGCAGCCGGGGCAGGGGCGCAGACTGCCACCGTGTTTGGTGATGCATCCGTAGGCTTGTTTGCTGCGATTCTGACAGTGCTGATTTTGTTTGTGTCGGAAATTATCCCTAAAACCCTTGGCACCAACGGCTGGCATAAGCTGGCACCTTATACTGCTGTCTGTGTCGGTTTTCTGGTCAAGTTGCAGATGCCGTTAATCTGGCTGGCAGAACAGGTGACCCGGCAGTTGACGCCTAAGCACAAAAAGAACGATTACCTGCGCGAAGAAATCAGCGCCATGGCTGATATTGGTGAGGAGGAAGGGGCGCTTCTGGGCACCGGGTCGGATTTGTTGAAAAACATGCTTCGGTTCAGGGATCTGAAAATCATTGAGATCATGACGCCTCGCTCTGTGCTGTTTACTCTGCCTGAATCTATGGATGCAGAAACCTATTTGCAAACTTGTCCTGATAATGCGTTCTCCAGAGTCCCTGTCTATAGCGATGAGCCGGATGACATCAATGGCTTTGTTATGAAAAACGATATTCTCATGGCCTATCATCAACGCGGTGGAAGCATAACCCTGGGTGAGCTCAAACGCCCGATCATTGCCGTACTGGAAAACGAATCCCTGCCCAGACTGATGTCGACCTTGCTGGAACAGCGCAACCATATTGCCATGGTTGTCACGGAATACGGCGATATCAGGGGTATTGTCACTCTGGAAGATATGATCGAAACGCTGCTGGGGCGTGAAATTGTTGATGAAAGCGATGAAGTGGTGGATATGCAGCAGGTGGCTCGACAGAAATGGGCAGAGCGCCTGCCGTCGCAGTTGCACTGAGTCAATATAACATGCACATTCAGGTAGCCTGTCTATAGTTGTGTAGTGATTATCTCGGGAAACTGGCAGAAGAATACAAATGGCTTTATTACAACTGGTGGATGAGTCTCACCCCAACCTGAGACGACCGACAAAACCTGTTTCGGACTTTGGCGCAGACCTTCAGCAGATCATCGATGACATGCTGGAAACCATGTATGAGGTGAATGGTGCCGGTCTGGCTGCCACCCAGGTGGGGCTGGATATCCGTGTTGCAGTGATTGATGTAACCTCTGATCACACTCAGCCACTGGTGCTGGTTAATCCCGAGATCATTGATTCAGCCAGTGAACAGACGATGGAGATGGGTTGCCTGTCTCTGCCTGGTTGCTGGGCGGCGGTCAAGCGGGCCGGTTGGGTTAAGGTTCGGGCGCAGGATCGTCATGGTGAGTTTTATGAAATGGAAGGGGAAGGTATTCTCGCTGAAGCTTTTCAGCACGAAATAGATCATCTCGACGGCATACTCTTCATTGACAAGCTATCCCCTCTGAAACAGAAAATGGTGCGTCAACGTGCTAAAAAAGCACTGAAAAAGCAACAGCGACGCAGTTGATATCAGTATCTGGTTGCAGCAATAAGGGAAGGGCAAGCCCTTCCTGTGCATCTCAGGGCTTCAGGTGACGTTTAAAAAAATCAGAAAGCCGTTGGTAGCTGCTTATCCAGGGCTTGTGGGTCAGAAATGTATGAACTTCGTCAGGAATCGCCAGCCCTTCGACTTCAACATTCCGTTCTCTCAAGGCGTGATAAAGCCTTTGAGACTCTTCAAAATGGACACTGCGATCATCATCCGGATGAATCAGCAATGCCGGCGATGTCCAGCCGTCAAGGTAGTGCCAGGGCGAGCTTTCCAAAGCACGCTGTGATCGGGCGCGAATCTCATCCATATCCTCCGGTGCGGTCAGCTCAAACTTGCTGGAGTTCCAGTGTTTTTGCCGAAACTCCCGGGGGAAGTGATGGCAGCCTTCAATATCGACTCCGGCTTTAAACAGATTGCTGTTTCGAGCCAGTCCCATAGCGGTAAGATAACCGCCATAGGATTTCCCCCACAAACCAATACGGTTAGCATCTATATTGCCCTGCCTGCGAGCCACTCACCGGCCGCCACAATATCCTGATATTCAGAATTGCCGTTCCAGCAATAATTGACAGGGTGTCTGAATGCTCTGCCGTAGCCTGAACTGGCGCGGTAGTTTACCGCCAATACGGCAAACCCCCTGCTGGCAAGATACTGGCAGCAGGCGTAAACATAAGATAAGCCAACCTAGGAGCCTGTCGGACTTACCACTGACCTACTGCGAAAAAGCCGGATTTGGCCATTTTTGACGATCCTTTTCGTTGAATAGCTCGCTATTCGCCTCAAATGATCGTCAAAACTGTCTCAAACCGGTCTTTTTCTCGCTACGGTCGGCTAAGTCCGACAGGCTCCTAGTTGCTGAAACCGGTCAGAGTCTGACACCAGGGGCCGCCATGCATAGTCACCAGCCCTGGGAAAGGGCCTGCCCCTTGCGGCATAAACAGCTGACAGGGAATCTCAAGGCCATCTCTGGAAGTAATGCTCAGCCCTTCGACGTCGGTAAAGCGTGTGCAGCCAGATTCATAAACCGGTTGCCCAAAACGTTGCAGCGATGATTCATCCATTTTAACAACAGAGGCAATCAGTGGTTGTCTGGGACCCGACAGGATAAAACCAAGGGCAGAGCCCGAAGCGACGGGTGTGGGATTAAATACAATGCTGTTATCGGGCAGCATGGAATGCAGGCTTTCAGTATGTCCGGAATTCAGGTTCAAACGGGACAGGCAGTAACCATGCGGCGTGTTGTCGTTATGGGTGAAATACAACCAGCCGCTGTTCCGGTCAGCTGCGTAACTGTGCACCAGATATTTGCCACAGGTCAGGGCTGCAACTTGCCGTCGGTCGAGATCCAGGCGGTAGACATGGTCCCAGCCGCTGGCTTCGTGGCTGAATACCAGCTGAGTGTCGTTAATCCACAGGAGAGGTCGGCTGCCTTCCTGCAGAGATAGGCCATAGCCTTCGGGGCATTGCCAGTAAGACCGTGTTTTCATGGAATTGATATTAGCCACCATCAATTCGAAACGATCAGGGGCATCACTGAGCCAGAAATCAACAATATCGGGCTTGGTGCCATGACAGCGAAGAAAGGCCAGCTGTTGACCATCAGGTGACCAGACCGGATTAATATCACGGTCAAAGCTTGGGCTGAGCCATTGAATAGCCTCCTCATCCGGATAATGCAGCCCAATGAAGCCGTGACGATAGCGGTTGATCACCATAGCCAGACAGTCCCCCTGTTCCGACCAGCTCAGCTCTGCAATGGTTCCACGGGTTTCCAGAACCTGCTCTGGTTCTGTTGCTTCTGACTCCGGGTTTATGCGCATCAACTGGCGCTTGTTGTGGGTGTAATAGAGATAGGCAGAGCCGGGGCGAAAGCAGGCAAGCCCGGTTTCTGTCAACGCTTTCGGAGCGCTGTGGTTGTCTGACAGATTCAGGTACCAGAGAGTTTGTACCGGGGCTTGATTGAGCGATAGAGGGTTGGGGTATTCATTCAGCTCATTTTTGCCTTCCCCTCTGATAAACAATAATGCAGAGCCGTCGTCAGCCATCTGCAGGCTGACTATTCTCTGTCCGTCGTCTTCTCGAAAGGCAGTCACCTGAACAGGGTTATAGTCCGGTGAGGAGGCGACAAACACGTTGCGAATGCCCTTATTCATCTGAACCCAGGCGAAAGTGTCCCGGTGTCGGGCGCTGATCATGTGTTCGGTAAAGGTAAAGCTCAGGAACTCTTCAAGGCTGTGCATAGCCACTGACTCCTGCTGTTGGTGGGCAGAGATCCATTAGAATAGAAGCTCTTTCAGGGTTTTACCGAACGGGTCAGTTCCTCTTTCCAGAGTTGTTGCGCCATTACGGTAACATCGTAAGGCGTCCAGAAACCATGGGGCTTGTGAATGCCTTTGTGGTGCTGCTCTGGCAAGCCTGCCAGAAGCAGGTTGCCGACTTTGGTAGAGCAGTTATAACGGGTGAGGTTGTACCCTTTGTCCTTGGTTGAATTCATATGGCTGACCATTTTGTCCCGGTCCAGCCCTTTCAGCTCGACCACATAGTCAGGAATACCGAATTGCACGCAATCTTCCTGAAATGTATGACTGGCAGCCGTAATTGAAGAGCCGGGGAGGGTAGCTTTTATACCACTTAGTGCAGACTCCCTCATCCCCAGGTGTGAGACATACTGCGGCTTATTTCCTTGCCCACCTTTTCCTCCAATGACCAACGCTGCATGGCCGGAATTTTCCGGCGACCCATCCTGAAAAACGACAACATAAACAGATTCAGGGTTTGACAGCTTTTCACTCATCCTGACTAAGGCTTTGGTGAAAGCGGGGATATCATCAATTTTATGTCGTTTTGCTTTGCCATTAAATCGCCTTTTCTGTCCGGAGATAAGCTGACGTGTGCCTTTGAGTACACCGTGTTTTCGGGGAATAACAAGATTATCCTGCGTATGGAAATTTATCATTTCAGAAAGCGTTGCCCGATTGATCATAGCATTCATTGCAGTCAGTTGTTGCTCGGTTGTTTTGTTTTTTACAGGTTTTATTGTGAAGTCCGTGCGCTCTTTGTCTGAAGGTGTTGTATAAACTGCTAAACCATTAGCCACCAGAAAAGCGGAGGCTATGTTCTGGCTTTGTTCCTTTGAAAGGAAATAGGGGGTTTTGCTTTGTATCGTTGCTGTAGTTTGCTCCAACAGCTGTTTGAACGTTGTTTTGGAATTTGACGGATCAGTTTCAACCTTTGTGATTTGGTAAGAGCGAACAGGGCGCGAATTGCGAGAAGGTTTTATCTGCGGAAGAAATTTTTTTGCGAAAGAATCAAGCTTTATACGCCACCCTTGCCACCCTGCTTTTTTGGACTGAGCGCTTTTATTGGCTTGCTCTGGTGTTGGAGGCGTTTGTGTCGTCTGTAATGGCGCTTTTGGTTCTGTTTTCATTGGCTTCCCTGCCAGTCGTGTCTGATTTAAGCGTAGCTGGGGTTGGGAAGTGAGAGTATTTTGCGGGTGTTGTGTTGAGTGGCTGCAGCAATGTCTGCTGCTGTTTCAGAGCGAAGCTCTGCCAGAGCATCAAGTACTAAAGTCAGCCTTGTGGGTTCATTTCGTTGTCCCTGAAAGCCGTGCAGTGGCATATCGGGTGCGTCAGTTTCCAGTACTATGGCACTTAAAGGCAGGGAAGCTGCCAGAGCTCTTATTTTGCTGGCTCTGGGGTAGGTGATGCTGCCACCGAAGCCAAGACAGAAGCCCTGTTCAATGTACTGGTAAGCCTGTTGTTCACTGCCGGAAAAAGCATGCACAATGCCGCCCTGTTTGACCGGGTTTAGTCTCAGTTGTTTCAGTATCTGGTCGTGAGCTTTGCGGGCATGAAGAATCACCGGGCGACTGAATTGTCGGGCCAGTTCCAGCTGTTTACAGAACCAGACGGTCTGAAGGTCATGGCTGACGGTTTGCACGGCAAAATCCAGCCCGATTTCACCCACGGCAACAATCTGAGGGTTGGTCTTGAGGTTTTTTTCCAGCAGGAGCAGGTCATCCGGCTGATGCTGTTCCACAAACCATGGGTGTATTCCCAGTGCCGGAAAGAGTTGCACCGGATGCCTGTTTTCATGGCACAGCTGTAACAGTGATGACCAGCGTGCTGACTCAGTACCCGGTATGCAAATGCCCTTAATGCCTTGTTCAAAGGCGTTCGTGATGACTTGCCCCCGATCCGGATCAAATTCAGAAAAATCGAGATGGCAGTGGCTGTCGATTAAAGCGGGTTGCTGGTTCATGGTCGTTTAATGTTATGGGTATTTGTGCGTATAATCTACCGCATGAATTATAAGCAGTATGGATGTGCACTGCTGGTGCTGGCTTCGATGGCAGCGCTGGTGGTGGTTCCCGGATTATTACAACAACGAACACTGTTATCGTCAGAAGATAAAGCCAGAGAGTTCCACCGTACTTTCTGTCGTGTCTCGGCAGGATGCCGGCTGGATATTCATGATGGTACCATCGAACTGTTCATTGAGCCTTATACTATGCCAGTACTCCAACCCTTGCAGATTGATGTGAAGATTGTTGGGGTCAAGCCTGAATCGGTGAGTATGGAGTTTATTGGCAGGGATATGGCTATGGGGCTGATGCCTCATAATCTTGAGCTTCTGGAGCACTCCACAAATTTCTGGTTCTACAGGGGCGAAGCAATGATCACCTTTTGCCCCGTTGACCGGAATATGGTCTGGCTGGCTCGGGTAGTGGTGGAGTCCGATCAATTAATAAGAACAATGGTTTTTGAGTTGGAGAATCAGTAAATGATGGGTCTGGTTGGTTTATCTCGCTTTGTAAAAGCCTCCCTTTTGGGAATGCTGTTTTCTGTGTGCATCAGCTCGGTTAACGCTGCAGATGTGGTGATTTTAAATGCTATGGCCAGAGCTGTTCCGCCGACTTCAACCAATACCGCAGCGTTTATGACGCTGAAAAATGTTGGTAAAGACGATATCAGGCTGGTCAGTGTGGACAGTAGTGTCGCCGAAAGAGTGGAGATTCATGGTCATCGCCATGAAGGCAATAAGATGATGATGTATGAAGTAGAGGATTTGGTACTGCCAGCTGATAAAGTGGTGAAGCTGGAGTCCGGTGGGTATCACATTATGATCATGGGGCTGAAAAAGACATTGAAAGAGGGCGAGAAAGTGCCGCTGACACTGCATTTCTCAGATTCAGATGCCATTGATATTCTCGCGCCGGTCAAGCCGCTGATGGAGACGCTTTCCAAAGATCCTCATGGACATATGTCGCACTGATTGCCTTCGATTGAGGTGTGCGAAACGATCTCCCAACAATTTCCCAGCAATCTCTCAACAAGGTGAACGTCATAGAACACCTTGTTGAGAGTGACGAGAATGGTTTTGTGTCTTAATAATCAGAACAGGCTTTGGGTCAGCAGATAAATGTATCGGGCAGCAACACCGGCACAGAGTCCGCCAACGGTGTGAGCAATAATGGCTTTTGATGTCAGGTTTCGAAAACCCAGAGTGTCCAGCATGGCAGTATGAGTACTCAGGTAACCACTCCAGCACATGCCCATGGCGGTAAACACAGCAATATCACTTTCACTGATGATGCCCTGGGAAATAAAGTTTGGCACCAGTGACATGGCTGCACCCACGGCACCCAGCGAGGTAATCGGGAAGGCTACCAGCTCGGGGTGGTCAAAGCCGAACAGCAACTGGAACAGCCAGGACAGTTCGCCTGCCAGCTTAGGCAGCAGGGCAACCCCTTCGTAAGCAGCACCGGTATAACCTTCCGCAGACGGGCCAAAGGTCAGAACCATGACAACAGTACTGATAATCAGTACGCCGGGAATAATGGCCATGCCCATTTCCACGCCGCTTTTACCGCCGTCCAGAATGGAATTCAGACCACGCAGCCAGACAGGGCTGTTGTTGTGTTCTTCAAGCAACTCGGATTTTTGTGACTTCAGCTCATCCAGCTTGATGGCTTTTACGTCAGAAGCGGTCAGGCGTTGCATCAGACGGGTGGAAATGATGGCGCCGACCATAGCGCCTGCCAGTCCCACCAGGGCAGCCTGCAGGAAATTCTGATCCGAACCGCTTTCCAGCGTTGCCATAAAGGTGATGACGATCAAACCCATACCGAAAGCGGTACCAAAATTGGTCAGTGAGATCAGCTCGTGAGGTTTGAAGCTATTGCTAAAGCGTTTGTCTTTGGCAAGACTGATGATGGCCGGGTTGTCAGAAAAGAAGGTCATCATGGCGGCCAT
Above is a window of Endozoicomonas montiporae CL-33 DNA encoding:
- a CDS encoding CNNM domain-containing protein gives rise to the protein MHRADHLSLELFVVALVAFVAIALVVSFFCSVFESVLHHLTPAYVINLEKKQSCWAGKVRWLHDNLDRSLAAVLTLNTIAHTFGAAGAGAQTATVFGDASVGLFAAILTVLILFVSEIIPKTLGTNGWHKLAPYTAVCVGFLVKLQMPLIWLAEQVTRQLTPKHKKNDYLREEISAMADIGEEEGALLGTGSDLLKNMLRFRDLKIIEIMTPRSVLFTLPESMDAETYLQTCPDNAFSRVPVYSDEPDDINGFVMKNDILMAYHQRGGSITLGELKRPIIAVLENESLPRLMSTLLEQRNHIAMVVTEYGDIRGIVTLEDMIETLLGREIVDESDEVVDMQQVARQKWAERLPSQLH
- the def gene encoding peptide deformylase, which produces MALLQLVDESHPNLRRPTKPVSDFGADLQQIIDDMLETMYEVNGAGLAATQVGLDIRVAVIDVTSDHTQPLVLVNPEIIDSASEQTMEMGCLSLPGCWAAVKRAGWVKVRAQDRHGEFYEMEGEGILAEAFQHEIDHLDGILFIDKLSPLKQKMVRQRAKKALKKQQRRS
- a CDS encoding S9 family peptidase translates to MHSLEEFLSFTFTEHMISARHRDTFAWVQMNKGIRNVFVASSPDYNPVQVTAFREDDGQRIVSLQMADDGSALLFIRGEGKNELNEYPNPLSLNQAPVQTLWYLNLSDNHSAPKALTETGLACFRPGSAYLYYTHNKRQLMRINPESEATEPEQVLETRGTIAELSWSEQGDCLAMVINRYRHGFIGLHYPDEEAIQWLSPSFDRDINPVWSPDGQQLAFLRCHGTKPDIVDFWLSDAPDRFELMVANINSMKTRSYWQCPEGYGLSLQEGSRPLLWINDTQLVFSHEASGWDHVYRLDLDRRQVAALTCGKYLVHSYAADRNSGWLYFTHNDNTPHGYCLSRLNLNSGHTESLHSMLPDNSIVFNPTPVASGSALGFILSGPRQPLIASVVKMDESSLQRFGQPVYESGCTRFTDVEGLSITSRDGLEIPCQLFMPQGAGPFPGLVTMHGGPWCQTLTGFSN
- a CDS encoding TatD family hydrolase; this encodes MNQQPALIDSHCHLDFSEFDPDRGQVITNAFEQGIKGICIPGTESARWSSLLQLCHENRHPVQLFPALGIHPWFVEQHQPDDLLLLEKNLKTNPQIVAVGEIGLDFAVQTVSHDLQTVWFCKQLELARQFSRPVILHARKAHDQILKQLRLNPVKQGGIVHAFSGSEQQAYQYIEQGFCLGFGGSITYPRASKIRALAASLPLSAIVLETDAPDMPLHGFQGQRNEPTRLTLVLDALAELRSETAADIAAATQHNTRKILSLPNPSYA
- a CDS encoding copper chaperone PCu(A)C, which produces MMGLVGLSRFVKASLLGMLFSVCISSVNAADVVILNAMARAVPPTSTNTAAFMTLKNVGKDDIRLVSVDSSVAERVEIHGHRHEGNKMMMYEVEDLVLPADKVVKLESGGYHIMIMGLKKTLKEGEKVPLTLHFSDSDAIDILAPVKPLMETLSKDPHGHMSH
- a CDS encoding nucleoside recognition domain-containing protein, translating into MNEFVSVSDKDKVQSSNLGARQIIEPLGLLLFLVLFFGYVGSEMGLTNMFNTLFSTAHDLLLHTVLFLMGITVLAGALSRLLTEFHVIGLLERLLMPLMRPLFNLPGRAAMAAMMTFFSDNPAIISLAKDKRFSNSFKPHELISLTNFGTAFGMGLIVITFMATLESGSDQNFLQAALVGLAGAMVGAIISTRLMQRLTASDVKAIKLDELKSQKSELLEEHNNSPVWLRGLNSILDGGKSGVEMGMAIIPGVLIISTVVMVLTFGPSAEGYTGAAYEGVALLPKLAGELSWLFQLLFGFDHPELVAFPITSLGAVGAAMSLVPNFISQGIISESDIAVFTAMGMCWSGYLSTHTAMLDTLGFRNLTSKAIIAHTVGGLCAGVAARYIYLLTQSLF